One stretch of Pelmatolapia mariae isolate MD_Pm_ZW linkage group LG3_W, Pm_UMD_F_2, whole genome shotgun sequence DNA includes these proteins:
- the LOC134615813 gene encoding myelin-oligodendrocyte glycoprotein-like — protein MKLRLLFVVLLHVSQHASGVKVYEGVKSVLLPCQVPADVSRSSTAVVWDYDEFDNPTVHVRLQSGDGLRGQNNRYTNRTSMRADALQTGDLSLTLRNPTFSDSGNYTCIIKKNKQQLSRTKVQLRVKEPPLWPWVLAVTLLILVLVIVAFGVILYCERKRFKAVEAQLLSERLLRRLHVLFGKR, from the exons ATGAAGCTGAGGCTGCTGTTTGTTGTCCTCCTGCATG tttcccagcatgcctcagGTGTGAAGGTGTATGAGGGGGTgaagtctgtcctgctgccctgtcagGTACCAGCTGATGTTTCCAGGAGCTCCACAGCAGTAGTGTGGGACTACGATGAGTTCGACAACCCAACAGTCCACGTGCGTCTGCAGAGTGGAGATGGGCTTAGAGGTCAAAACAATCGTTACACCAACCGAACATCAATGAGAGCCGACGCTCTGcagactggagacctcagccttACTCTGAGGAACCCTACTTTCTCTGACAGTGGTAACTACACCTGCATcatcaaaaaaaataaacaacagctgaGCCGGACAAAAGTACAGctgagggtcaaag AACCTCCACTCTGGCCCTGGGTCCTCGCAGTTACACTGCTTATCCTGGTTCTCGTGATTGTTGCCTTTGGCGTCATCCTGTATTGTGAACGTAAAAGATTTAAGGCTGTAGAAG CTCAACTTCTTAGTGAGCGATTGCTGAGACGTCTTCACGTGCTGTTTGGAAAAAGATGA